A genome region from Lytechinus pictus isolate F3 Inbred chromosome 14, Lp3.0, whole genome shotgun sequence includes the following:
- the LOC129276283 gene encoding beta-lactamase domain-containing protein 2-like — translation MSLLRTAILVAVTACLIAYLPGYFKKPPPIVVHGKVAKGFEPVLQQFRKNFESGTDTRYGGSALAVYHKGKKIIDVWGGFADVESNVEWREDTMTVVFSATKGIASICIAMLVDRGLLDYDKPVSEYWPEFAQKGKGKVTVRQLMEHRAGLTLMSPPGMNIETLSDVARAGELMATAEPQWEIDGVKHGYHALTFGPLTNELLRRVDPQHRTMGQFFAEEIAKPLGGLDFHIGLPLDQKYRVARLIEGKIGRLWGLDDPTIRQMTLHFLRTSYFSNMKQNQESILSTLASFNNPYFQAVELPSANGIGTARAVAKIYGVLAAGGVDPETKTKLMSKERIDAFMNAVTVTPDEVLGLDLAHTLGMVTTKYVMNGSIMGFGHEGAGGQKAWADPKNQIGFSFVSNALSPYTYNGDVRSQDITEILYECLRKEKLI, via the exons ATGTCTTTGCTTCGTACTGCCATCTTGGTTGCTGTTACAGCATGTCTTATTGCCTACCTACCAGGGTACTTCAAGAAGCCACCACCGATAGTCGTCCACGGCAAGGTAGCAAAGGGGTTCGAACCAGTTCTCCAGCAGTTCAG AAAGAACTTTGAAAGTGGCACAGATACCCGTTATGGAGGATCAGCACTGGCCGTTTATCATAAAGGCAAGAAGATCATTGATGTCTGGGGAGGATTCGCCGATGTAGAGAGTAATGTAGAATGGCGGGAAGACACGATGACTGTCGTTTTCTCTGCGACAAAAG GTATTGCTTCAATTTGCATCGCCATGTTGGTTGACAGGGGTTTATTAGATTATGATAAACCTGTATCAGAATACTGGCCAGAGTTTGCAcagaagggaaaaggaaaggtcACCGTCCGACAACTCATGGAACATAGG GCTGGCCTGACTCTCATGTCGCCGCCCGGTATGAATATTGAAACCCTAAGTGATGTAGCCCGAGCAGGGGAGTTAATGGCGACGGCTGAACCTCAGTGGGAAATTGATGGAGTGAAACACGGTTACCATGCCCTTACTTTCGGTCCTCTAACCAACGAGCTTCTCCGTCGAGTCGATCCTCAACATCGCACAATGGGGCAGTTCTTTGCGGAAGAGATTGCAAAACCTTTAG GTGGATTGGACTTTCACATCGGACTACCGTTGGATCAGAAGTACAGAGTTGCTCGATTGATTGAAGGAAAGATTGGGAGACTATGGGGTCTAGACGATCCTACTATACGACAGATGACATTGCATTTCTTGCGGACATCATATTTCAGcaacatgaaacaaaatcaaGAAAGTATCCTTTCCACA CTGGCATCTTTCAACAATCCCTATTTCCAAGCTGTTGAACTTCCCTCGGCGAATGGTATTGGGACGGCTCGGGCTGTCGCGAAG ATCTACGGGGTTTTAGCAGCCGGTGGTGTTGATCCAGAAACTAAGACAAAGCTGATGTCAAAGGAAAGGATTGATGCATTCATGAATGCCGTTACTGTCACACCAGATGAAGTATTGGGTCTTGACTTAGCCCACACTTTGGGAATGGTGACAACCAAGTATGTAATG AACGGATCGATAATGGGATTCGGTCATGAAGGTGCAGGCGGTCAGAAGGCGTGGGCTGATCCTAAGAACCAGATCGGATTTTCATTCGTCAGCAACGCGCTGTCTCCTTATACGTATAACGGAGATGTCAGGAGCCAAGATATAACCGAAATTTTGTATGAATGCTTAAGAAAAGAGAAGTTGATTTGA